A region of the Mesotoga sp. Brook.08.105.5.1 genome:
ATGCCAGTGACCAAACACGCCATCCTGTCTCTGCACCAAAATTCTGGATCAGCCAGTTGTTTGCCGGTGGGAAAAAAGCGAAAGACGCAACACCTCCAATCCCCATAATGCTCAACGCCTTTCCGCGGTGGCGGGAAAACCATTGGGCAACAAGCGTTGAAGGCAGTAAACTCATCGAACCCTGACCGAGAAGTCGCAGGAAGAAAAAGCCAACAATGAGCATAATGGGATGACTGACGATACTCATCCACAAGCAGGTCAATCCCAGCAGAGTCGGAATGACTGCAAACATTTTCCTGTGACCGAACTTGTCAACGGCTTTTCCGACCAGGGGAAGCGTGAATCCGGCAATGAGGGTGGCAATGGAATAATAGCCCGACACAAGCGAACGGCTCCAGCCAAATCCGTTGATATAAGAATTTATGAATATCGAAACAGAATAAGTCTGCCCAGGCCCTGAAAAGAAAGCTCCGAGTGCTGCCGCTGCAACTATGATCCATCCGTAGAAAAGACTCTTACCCTTGAAAATCCTCGATTTCATCTGCAGCCCAACTTGTCAAGTTTGAATTTCAAGATTGTACCATACTTTTTCTTTACACCCGGGACAGTTCTTTGTTCTTCGGTGAATCAATTTTTGACAGGAAGAGCGTCAGTAAACGTTCTCCGAAAAGAGCAGCGGGTCTGGGGTTTGGGGTCCACCCGGCCCTGCGCAAGCAGACTGGCGGTTCTTTGAAACCCGTCCTTCGATACTCATCCAAGATCGTGGACCCGTCCTTGGGGAACAGAAGAGCAGTTCCTCGTTCCGACGCTACGCGTCCAGGTTCCTGGTTAAGGGCACGAGATGAGGAGAGAGGGCGAGAGTCCGAACCCTCGAGACGTTTTCGGATCTCATAAGAGAATAACTCTCACAAGAAGCAATGAAACAGCGCAATCCTATCTAATGCATAGAACACCGCCTGCTGTGCTTACCTTTCTCCTACATGTTATGCACTTTTCAAGTGAGTTCGAGGCTGGAAGAATCTCGATGTGATCCAATTATTGCGATTCTCAGTCAAAGCTGGAAAGAGGTGATTGATTTGTATGGAAAAGCAGTCGAATTTCCGTCTTCCGGTAGGTGGATAAATGTAGAGCGACCCTTGACTCTAGAGGATCTCAAAGGGTATGTCGTGCTGTTTGATTTCTGGACTTACTGCTGCATAAACTGCATTCATGTGATCCCGGACCTCAAGTGGCTGGAAGAGAAGTACAATGACAGTCCTTTTCTCGTTATCGGCGTCCACTCCGCGAAGTTTGAGAATGAACGTGAAGAGAGGAATATCAGAGCCGCTGTCGAGCGCTATGAAATAGAACATCCCGTTCTTATCGACAACGAGTATTACCTTTGGGACAGGTATGTGGTTCGCGCGTGGCCGTCCTACGTCCTGATAGGACCTGACGGAAAGATTTTGTCAAAGACCTCGGGCGAGGGCAAGCGAGATTACCTCTCAAATGAGATTTCCAAAGCTCTCGAGGATGGTATGAGGAGAGGGATTCTAAGCAACGAGAGGATTCCGGTTACGCCGAATGTATCCAAGAGAAATTCGACTCTTTCATTTCCCGGGAAGATTGCTTTTGGGGATTCAAGAACGATGTTTATTAGCGATTCGAACAACGATCGAATACTCGTGACGGAGCTTGCCTCTCCTTTTGAAGCAAAGGTTACCGATCAGATCGGAGGCCAAAGTAGCGGCTTTGCAGACGGAACTTTCGAAGAGGCGCGACTAAACAGGCCTCAGGGCATGGTCTATTCAGATGGTGTACTCTTCATAGCCGATACAGAGAACCATGCAATCAGAAAAGCCGATTTGAGAGAAAGAAAATTAAGGACGATCTCGGGCGACGGTTTTCAGGGATTCAGCTGGCAGTACAGCGGCGAAGCATCTAAGGCGCGGCTTAACTCCCCATGGGATCTGCAGTCAGACGGAAGGTACCTCTATATCGCTATGGCCGGAATGCATCAGATCTGGAGGCTGGATTTGAAGGAGAACTCAATTCGTTCATTTGCAGGGAGCGGAGCCGAGAACATTGAAGACGGGTCGCTAAAGGATGCGAATTTCGCTCAGCCCAGTGGAATCTACCTGGATGGAAAGAGTCTTTACGTTGCCGATTCGGAGGTTTCGGGGATAAGGTATGTAGATCTCGAAGCGGAAAAAGTGCACACCGTTGCAGGAAGCGGACTCTTTTCATTCGGTCATATCGACGGGATTCTTCAAAGGGCTCTGTTCCAGCACCCGCTGGGTATTTACGGTAATGATAGATTTCTGTACGTTGCCGACACCTATAATCACGCAATAAGAAAGATCGATCTGGGAATCAGGCGTGTTGAGACGATGATCAAGAATCTGGGAGAGGGAACCTGCACCCTGGATGGAGAAAAGTGCTCTACTCTCGGTCTTTTCGAGCCAAACGATGTCAAATACTATAACGGGCTGTTGTACATAGCCGACACGAATAATCACTTGATTAGAGTTTTCGACGGGAAGGAACTGGTAGAGTTAGTTATTGGCTAAAAACATTCCGAGAGTGTATGAGGAGGTGAGGCTGGAATAAAACATTTGACGTAAGGCTGCCTTCGGCAGGAAGTGATGCCACCTTCGGTGCGACGCATTGCACTGAGGAGCATCAGTGGACGCAAGGCGCCGAGGAGCATCGGCGGGCGCAAGGCGCCGAAGAACATCGGCGGACGCAAGGCTGGCGAAGATCACGCCAGGTCGCAAGGCCCGGAGAAGCATCCGGGGACGCAAGGCCCGCTTCGCGGGGATGAAAACCACTTCAAGATCAGGCGCAAGGCGCCGAAGAACATCGGCGGACGCAAGGCTGGCGAAGATCACGCTAGGTCGCAAGGCCCGGAGAAGCATCCGGGGACGCAAGGCCCGCTTAGCGGGGAAAGAGCTGCTTACAATATAA
Encoded here:
- a CDS encoding thioredoxin-like domain-containing protein, which gives rise to MYGKAVEFPSSGRWINVERPLTLEDLKGYVVLFDFWTYCCINCIHVIPDLKWLEEKYNDSPFLVIGVHSAKFENEREERNIRAAVERYEIEHPVLIDNEYYLWDRYVVRAWPSYVLIGPDGKILSKTSGEGKRDYLSNEISKALEDGMRRGILSNERIPVTPNVSKRNSTLSFPGKIAFGDSRTMFISDSNNDRILVTELASPFEAKVTDQIGGQSSGFADGTFEEARLNRPQGMVYSDGVLFIADTENHAIRKADLRERKLRTISGDGFQGFSWQYSGEASKARLNSPWDLQSDGRYLYIAMAGMHQIWRLDLKENSIRSFAGSGAENIEDGSLKDANFAQPSGIYLDGKSLYVADSEVSGIRYVDLEAEKVHTVAGSGLFSFGHIDGILQRALFQHPLGIYGNDRFLYVADTYNHAIRKIDLGIRRVETMIKNLGEGTCTLDGEKCSTLGLFEPNDVKYYNGLLYIADTNNHLIRVFDGKELVELVIG